The sequence CGTTAAAACATgtgattcatgttcaaagttataagatgaagggatgagatggaaatagaaactcagatgaaatagggagtcgttaccctatctccggaataggaagtgacagtcatttgatcgtCAAACTTGCAAAAGATCGGAGAGAAAAATCTTTGGAAGGTGCCTTTGTcagtctcgtcgagctgagtcgaatggtatataacactgggTTTGCGGAGCTCCTAGTTaatttctatagaaaaaggcaaaaattctATGGGACAAAAGAACCTTTATTTTAGCCTACGAAAATCCCGGGAAAAAAGTGCACGAAGACATTTACAATCTCGTCGCACTACATTTTGTGAGTTACctaataaaaacaaaagcaatttgtttatacaaagaCTTACGGAGCATACACACAAACTTCTAGTATTTAGTAAAGAATTCTAGAAATGCCTTTGTCTTTATGGTTTTAACGTAattgaattttgatgaaaatatcatgattttcttaaaaaaaacgtgctacctagcagtgagatgatacatccgcatgtgttttttgcatgaatattcttcggtgttttagttctcatgacattgttttaatgaccgtcgtttcaagcggtaatttaaagttttattcactcattaccctgtaatgtcgaaactgcaaatcggatcgaatttgaatctaaacgtgtaataatcgatttaactttccatgagatgtcgaaataagtatgaattttaaaaactcatcaccctgtgatTCCAGAATcgtataaaattcattaattttgtgtgggaccataaatccttcaatttgaatttttgtttttgaaattcgatttggccttttttgagaaaacggttgagctttgagaaacgattcgatactggaaccggaattctaaacccGGCGTAGCCGAAGTGAGTTAAATCCACCgcaggagctgtatagtttacatttgattcaaactgtttgaaaatcaatcgtTGAAATcgcagtgcgaattaaatttttgggtactttCCGAATCGAAcactgaataccgctaaaacttaaataagtttatttggtttcaGTCTATTTTTTATACTAATAGATACACGATTTGAAACGATCTGATTATGATTGCTGAAAGTGGGCAAGCCCAAGCGAATTACAGCTTGTCTGACGATATTGCACTAAACCATAGTCCAACGCTTGCATTAGTCGACTGTAACGCCGCTGGTTATAACGGAGAGGTGGCGATGGCTTTTTGAAGTATTACTAATAGAATATTACTTTTATCAACATCATAAACACGTCTACGGAAACATAAAACCTTGTTttaccttatatatatatatatatatatatatatatatatatatatatatatatatatatatatatatatatatatatatatatatatatatatatatatatatatatatatatatatatatatatatatatatatatatatatatatatatatatatatatatatatatatatatatatatatgtatatataaaatagatatagaattcgctcaaacttcccTAAACCtcaaatttccgaggcccggaggggcgaatgtcatataccaatcgattcagttcgacgaactgagcaaatgtccgtgtgtgtatgtgtgtgtgtctgtatgtgtgttgtcaactaagaggtcgagatctcagagatgtctggaaccgattttgatcaaactagtcgcaaatgaaaggtctccccgtcacccagaacgctattgaatggttttgagatcggatgtttacttttttgagttatacgaagttttatgtcaaaattggtttttgacagtatctgtcacattcgaccttgaaaacagaatatgtttccagacttagatttcacacggtaatacctatccaacaagccatagattgttaaaatccgtccatttttaacgcagatatcgatatttttgtgtaagcgacttttcaccttattccagcagtagaagttttgagcgctgtatggcaaagaaatgcttgggagcaaagtaaaacacgattttttatactgttacatacaattgtttacctcggaccgattttagcacggttcgtttttggcaacataatcgttcgaatatgacatatgtaaaccagacgaTGGcaacattttcaagttgaaagtagtTCCATAATTATgtttatttaaactacttaaagcaataaatgctggaagaacataacacccatataccattcgaatcagttcgtcgagatcagcaaatgcgtatgtgacaaataatttcactcaattttttcggagatgactcaaacgttttctacaaactcgtaTTCATATGAaatgtcgtatgctcccaaacaaggttcctgaattatgttgtgAAATATATACAATAGAGGATACAGGatatgaaattaaaatagtgtaactcattttctcgtagatggctgagccgatctaagattcaaatgaaatctaagaaccatctaagattcaaataaaaggtcttgctttttagtcagatccaacttccagttgATTAGTATaataatgtccatttcacataaattattcaGGTTTATCGGTTTTTGCAGAtttgtttctcaaagctcaatcaatttctcaaaaaaaggccaactcgaatttcgtaaacaataattcaaattgaaagaCTTATTGTCCCGtacaaaattggtaattttaccGATTCCGGTTTCCTATtctagaattacagggtgatgagttttttaaattcaaaccgatatagaagttaGACTCCAAACTATTGCAGTTTGTTCGTCATATTAAATTACGGTCGTATgaaccgttttgggttatgctagttcctgaataccggctcggaaagtaccgtaaataatgacgaaaaactataAATAGCAActtacttctacatctcatggaatgttcaatcgattgtcacacgtttaaattcaaactcgatccgatttgcagtttccacgttacagggtaatgagtgattaaaatctcaaattaccgctcaaaacgacggtcattaaaataatgccagGAgaattaaacaccgaagaatattcaagcAGAAAACATATacgaattgtttgaaaaaaggtatcatctcactgttaggtggaaTTAACACGTTTTTCAATACCTCTAATGAACGATTACAATTATTATGTTGCTTACGAGCCCGAAAGCCACAAAATAATCGTGTTTTGTTCCTCATAGTGCACAGTGGTACACAATTATGCGCAAAATGAATTTTCCGTTGTAttcgaatactcgaattttccgtAATACTCGGAATACTCGATGATAACTTCGTTTGAGTCGAAAAGCTGTTactaaatcaaaaaaaaatacgtgattctattagaaataaatattcagcttattttctaatgacagattttatatttacgTCTGTCGTATTGGTATAAAATTAATAGGGAATTTTAAATGTAGTCGAAAAAAGTTAATTGGATCAAAACTCAATATTTATTGTGAGTAAATAGTGGTAAACATTAACAGGAGCTCACAATGAGATGCGCACTAAAATGTACCGCGCATTATTACCCACATTTCCCATGCTACTGTGGGCGaaaagtagtaagacttttgaattatattttatgcggaaaccttattcgtcgaAGTATTGTTTTTCTAGGTTGATATAACTGTCAGTGACATCTCtgccaagtgtcacgtcaaaatattcattagtgtttatTGTACGTCGGTCTTTCTGAAGTATTGAAAGTGCAAtcggcgatttttacaatgagtgaaattattcaacaaagaagttccattAAATACTGTGTGTGGAATAAAATTTCTGGTGCTGAAACGTCCGGAATGTTGCAAAAAGCCTTCGGTGATAATAGTATGTCGCaagcaagtgtttttgattggtacaagttgttcaaagagggtCGAAAATGCGTCACGTCAAAGCATCAGTCAAAAATCAAGGTAATGTTGACAGTTTACTTTGATTATCGGGGTGTGGTGTACTCCGAATTCCTTCCAACCGTTCAAACTGCCAACAAGCAATACTATTTGAGTGAAGAAACAATATGGTTCCGCAACCATCGTATTCAGCTGATTCAACTCCGTGTGACTTCTTGCTatttttggcattacattccttttgtggaatatgGCCTTTCTGTTccacaacagacttcgcaaccgactgtaagcgtacagaatcattgcatggctagtactgcgATCCTACTGGCCCCATGAATCCTTCCGGGTcggtgctcgaacatatgacaactggcttgttaaACCAGTGCCGTATGCATCCACAAAAGCATTTAATCAGACCGTTAGTTTTACCACATTTCTATCGTTCGTATGAGACATTTGTTCTTTGGAAATGAAACACGGATAAATAATCACTACCACGCAAAGTCAGGAAATCAATGAGTACCAGTTGATAACCTTCACACTGCGGTTCATCTGATTATATATTGTAtcgaaacgcaaaaaaaaatcattgcaacCTGATATGATAGGTAAATGTTTCTTAATTATTCACACCGGCATCCGTTATTGTACGACACTTCCTCCTTGAAGTCAAGTTCAATGCAGCTCGCCTGAGTTAAGGTTAAATAGGTTATTTCATGCTGTTGCACCTATTAGTTCCACTGACAATGTCGATCAATTCGGAATGTTCGGTGCTAAACTTCTATCGTGGCTCAACAGTGCTACTGGCGGGTGGAACAGGGTTCATGGGAAAGGTCCTTTTGGAGAAGGTCCTACGATGTTTGGAAGTGAAAAAGCTATACTTGTTGATTCGTCGGAAACGAGGCGTATGTGGGAAAGACCGCCTTCAGCAAATACTCCGGAATCGACTGTTTGATCAAGTGCGAACCGCGGAATTGATAGCTAAAATTGAACCAGTCGAAGTGGACTATGACAAGGAAGATTTTGGGTTGTCTCCGGAAATCACAACCCGAATAAAAacggaaattaaaattgtgttctATTGCATAGCGACGGTTAAGTTCAATGTTCCTATCGCAGAGGCTCTGCGAACGAATGTTGGCATTggcagaaacatgatgaattggtGTAAAACTGCACAGAATTTGGAAGCATTTGTGTTCACGTCAACATTTTACAGCAACTCCAATAGAAGacttgtggaagaaaaagtgTATGATGATATTTCGGAAGATATCTACGAAAACTGCATTAAATTACTGAACTGTCATCTGAGCGTAGGCGAAGAGAATAAAATGACGAAGGAGGTACTGAAATGTTAtgaaaatacatatttttttagTAAAAAGTGTGCCGAGATTATGATCCAAAGGGAGTTTTCGGGAAAAGTGCCAATAGGAATCTATAGACCAccaatt comes from Malaya genurostris strain Urasoe2022 chromosome 3, Malgen_1.1, whole genome shotgun sequence and encodes:
- the LOC131435653 gene encoding fatty acyl-CoA reductase wat-like, translating into MSINSECSVLNFYRGSTVLLAGGTGFMGKVLLEKVLRCLEVKKLYLLIRRKRGVCGKDRLQQILRNRLFDQVRTAELIAKIEPVEVDYDKEDFGLSPEITTRIKTEIKIVFYCIATVKFNVPIAEALRTNVGIGRNMMNWCKTAQNLEAFVFTSTFYSNSNRRLVEEKVYDDISEDIYENCIKLLNCHLSVGEENKMTKEVLKCYENTYFFSKKCAEIMIQREFSGKVPIGIYRPPIVLPTCREPVVGWTDNYHGITPYVIANLGGVNKISLMRPELEGDFAPVDYCVNAMMVCAYDIALRKQVSGSQIIPVFNHCGTVNRCRYGDILRFIADSRQWWFERWIWKYCWITTSNRFVLNATYILLYAIAALRDFIVGSFGNADKINRYHYRRAVKQVIAVNQTAGFILLRKWRSESNNMRQLERLLSHAEEKIMGFDLSDIQWAEYVKNSVGGVVQFLKR